The proteins below are encoded in one region of Gambusia affinis linkage group LG07, SWU_Gaff_1.0, whole genome shotgun sequence:
- the per3 gene encoding period circadian protein homolog 3 isoform X2 has product MLLMYDQSAVMSGGDGGQGGEEPALPLGPAEGEGADGGTSGCQNGELQLQDFPAEGQGALTGEVGQEDEEMASTSNDLSSSTNESPGSARGCPSPSTKSESAIRGRGHAHRDVVSTVAEMKKRLPSDKRSHSKPSTVEALNYALNCVKQVQANSEYYKLLMQNGQDQRKDATVCTLEDLERVTSEHNLKNTDSFVMVFSLSSGCVLYTSEQAPSLLCCKRKYLDSAKFVELLFHQDVNVFYSHTAQPHLPPWSNSHSAGVLFDSAQVKSFFCRIRGSKDREGEMRYNPFRITPYLLKVQGTGSGEEEEPCCLALAERIISGYEAPRIPMEKRIFTTTHSPGCVFLEVDDRAVPLLGYMPQDLIGTSLLTCIHPEDRPLMLSMHRQILKYAGQPPFEHSPVRLRCQNGDYITLDTSWSSFINPWSRKVAFIIGRHKVRTSPLNEDVFAARTKDYVPVTYEEIKDLQAKIYKLFLQPVHNNGSSGYGSLGSNGSHEHYVSFASSSESNGNLWEDSNREPMTLQQICADVNRSKSWGRHTQLDSSQRNAPPGRPNIAAHLHSAAKPEVRGNDESRNQTHIPSYQQINCVDNIIRYLEGCAGQALKRKNESPSLDTTSSSSSTSEEEKPKGAAGVAPNAPEVVVLDSEVSVGPAAAAVVGAPLTNITMSSKAMSVVSVTSQCSYSSTIVHVPQPESEATAPEDAPMGSEPADPAATPARPTLSPAAEERRLIGLTKEVLSAHTQKEEQEYVDRFSHRILQSPYSSYLQQENGSMAHSHQPGDYIRPISAGGWNRSRRARHKRPKPQGSSDSYASPTGPAGPVPYSSWPSSESSQPQMVETFSQTSPVPVPFFPVLGNPAAEQPRPQQPPAATPGLLQPPEQLAYNFNVMPSGQGQPALQPLQMEPLQNVQNFYSPLPLVSAQSFNPYMPPVMAVILPNYPNLTPGFPSVPSTIPHGPSMITGYAPGSVSFPQLQPQFQVQTGPHTQTSPGLLLSSQKAASSIGEEEEAAGPQALFSSSRSSSPLQLNLLQEELPRHGEGQSSTGLNHPESLHEQHAIEGDAPSESGNQDAQSTSSELLDLLLQEDARSGTGSNASGSGSGESGGSLGSGSGSNETSTSHTGSSHSSKYFASNDSSDTSRKARKSQEASVEQPHNFETQVESSLWSMIQHTPEQVMMTYQIHTRDQNEVLAEDREKLRVLQPLQPWFSQDQKEELAKVHPWIKQHTIPQELDTQGCVSCKSGVGLARSPQPAVSESLLPVESLQQDSVKPVADTLNG; this is encoded by the exons ATGCTGTTGATGTATGACCAGAGTGCGGTGATGTCAGGAGGGGATGGGGGTCAGGGAGGGGAGGAGCCAGCATTGCCATTAGGCCCAGCAGAGGGTGAAGGAGCAGACGGGGGCACATCTGGGTGTCAAAACGGggaactgcagctgcaggactTCCCGGCAGAGGGACAAGGAGCTTTAACAGGAGAAGTGGGGCAGGAAGATGAGGAGATGGCCAGCACCTCCAATGACCTTTCTTCCTCAACCAATGAAAGCCCAGGGAGCGCCAGAGGATGTCCCTCACCGTCGACCAAGAG cgAGTCGGCCATCAGGGGACGAGGCCACGCCCACAGAGATGTGGTGAGCACAGTGGCTGAGATGAAAAAGAGGCTTCCATCTGACAAACGGAGCCACAGCAAACCCAGCACTGTGGAGGCCTTAAACTACGCTCTCAACTGTGTCAAGCAAGTACAAG CCAACAGTGAATACTACAAACTGCTGATGCAGAATGGACAAGACCAGAGAAAAGATGCCACTGTTTGCACCTTGGAGGACCTGGAGAGGGTCACCTCTGAGCACAACCTGAAAAACACG GATTCCTTCGTGATGGTGTTCTCTCTCTCGAGCGGCTGCGTGCTGTACACGTCGGAGCAGGCTCCCAGCTTACTGTGCTGCAAGAGGAAGTACCTGGACTCTGCAAAGTTTGTCGAGCTGCTCTTCCACCAAGACGTCAACGTCTTCTACTCGCACACGGCACAGCCTCACCTGCCACCGTGGAGCAACTCACACTCTG CTGGAGTTCTGTTTGACAGTGCGCAGGTCAAGTCCTTCTTCTGCAGGATTAG AGGAAGCAAGGATCGCGAAGGTGAGATGCGTTACAATCCGTTCAGGATCACACCTTACCTGCTGAAGGTGCAGGGCACAGGGAgcggggaggaggaggagccgTGCTGCCTGGCATTAGCCGAACGAATCATCTCTGGTTACGAAG CACCTCGTATTCCTATGGAGAAACGTATCTTCACTACAACACACTCCCCTGGCTGTGTTTTCTTGGAGGTTGATGACAG GGCTGTGCCATTGCTGGGATACATGCCTCAGGACCTGATTGGCACATCGTTGCTCACTTGTATTCACCCAGAGGACCGTCCCCTCATGCTGTCCATGCACAGGCAAA TATTAAAGTACGCAGGCCAGCCTCCTTTTGAGCACTCTCCAGTGCGTCTGCGCTGTCAGAATGGAGACTACATCACCTTGGACACCAGCTGGTCCAGTTTTATCAATCCTTGGAGCCGCAAGGTGGCCTTCATCATTGGACGGCACAAAGTCAGAAC GAGTCCTCTGAACGAGGATGTGTTTGCGGCTCGTACAAAGGATTACGTTCCAGTCACTTATGAGGAAATAAAAGACCTTCAAGCCAAGATCTATAAGCTTTTCCTTCAG CCGGTGCACAACAATGGCTCCAGTGGTTATGGCAGTTTGGGAAGTAATGGCTCCCATGAGCATTACGTCAGCTTCGCTTCTTCAAGCGAGAGCAACGGCAACCTGTGGGAGGACTCAAACCGGGAGCCG ATGACCTTGCAGCAGATCTGTGCTGACGTGAACAGATCGAAAAGTTGGGGCCGACACACGCAGCTCGATTCCAGCCAAAGAAATGCTCCTCCTGGCAGACCGAACATAG CGGCTCACCTCCACTCAGCCGCCAAGCCTGAAGTCAGAGGAAATGACGAAAGCAGGAACCAAACGCACATTCCCTCCTATCAGCAGATCAACTGTGTGGACAATATCATCAG ATACTTGGAGGGTTGTGCGGGTCAAGCCTTGAAGCGAAAGAACGAGTCTCCTTCCTTGGACACGACCTCTTCCTCGTCCTCTACCTCAGAAGAAGAGAAGCCCAAAGGCGCCGCGGGTGTGGCTCCAAACGCTCCAGAAG TGGTTGTGTTGGACAGTGAGGTGTCAGTGggccctgcagctgcagcagttgTCGGGGCGCCGCTGACAAACATCACCATGTCCTCTAAGGCCATGAGTGTTGTCTCGGTCACTAGCCAGTGTTCGTACAGCAGCACCATCGTCCATGTGCCACAGCCTGAGTCAG aggCCACTGCGCCGGAGGATGCCCCAATGGGCAGCGAGCCTGCTGACCCTGCGGCGACCCCCGCCCGCCCTACCCTGAGTCCCGCTGCGGAGGAGAGAAGGTTGATCGGGCTCACCAAGGAGGTGCTGTCAGCTCACACGCAGAAGGAGGAGCAGGAATATGTTGATCGTTTCAGCCATCGCATCCTTCAGAGTCCCTACAGCTCCTATTTGCAGCAGGAAAACGGCTCGATGGCTCACTCTCATCAACCAG GGGACTATATACGTCCAATAAGTGCTGGAGGCTGGAATCGCTCTCGAAGAGCCAGACACAAGCGGCCCAAACCTCAGGGCTCCTCAGACAGCTATGCCTCCCCGACCGGCCCTGCCGGCCCCGTCCCCTACTCGTCGTGGCCCTCCTCTGAGTCGTCCCAGCCCCAGATGGTAGAGACTTTCAGCCAAACGTCCCCCGTCCCCGTGCCGTTCTTTCCCGTCCTGGGGAATCCAGCCGCGGAGCAGCCCCGACCACAACAGCCACCCGCAGCAACTCCTGGCCTGTTGCAGCCTCCCGAGCAGCTCGCCTACAACTTCAACGTCATGCCGTCCGGTCAGGGCCAGCCGGCCCTGCAGCCACTTCAGATGGAGCCCCTGCAGAACGTCCAGAACTTTTACAGCCCACTGCCGCTGGTTTCAGCCCAGAGCTTTAACCCGTACATGCCTCCCGTCATGGCCGTCATCCTGCCTAACTACCCCAACTTAACTCCGGGCTTTCCCTCCGTTCCCTCAACTATACCTCATGGACCCAGCATGATAACAGGCTACGCTCCTGGCAGCGTGTCCTTCCCTCAGCTTCAGCCTCAGTTCCAGGTCCAGACTGGCCCACACACTCAGACGTCACCGGGCCTTCTTCTTTCCTCGCAGAAGGCCGCGTCCTCCAtcggggaggaagaggaggcagcCGGGCCGCAGGCCTTGTTTTCCAGCTCTCGCTCCAGCTCTCCTTTACAGCTCAAcctcctgcaggaggagctTCCCAGACACGGCGAGGGGCAGAGCAGCACTGGACTCAACCACCCCGAGAGTCTCCACGAGCAACACGCCATCGAG GGGGACGCACCAAGTGAGTCTGGCAACCAGGACGCCCAGTCGACGTCTAGTGAGCTGCTGGACCTGCTCCTGCAGGAGGACGCCAGGTCAGGAACTGGATCTAATGCTTCAGGATCTGGATCAGGGGAATCTGGAGGTTCACTGGGATCTGGATCCGGCTCCAATGAAACATCCACCTCACACACTG GCAGCAGCCACAGCAGCAAGTACTTTGCCAGTAACGACTCGTCGGACACGTCCCGCAAAGCCCGCAAAAGCCAGGAGGCGTCGGTGGAGCAGCCACACAACTTTGAAACTCAGGTGGAGAGCTCCTTGTGGAGCATGATCCAACACACGCCTGAGCAGGTCATGATGACCTACCAGATACACACAAG GGATCAGAATGAAGTGCTGGcagaagacagagaaaaactgcGAGTGCTTCAGCCGCTCCAGCCGTGGTTCAGCCAGGACCAGAAAGAAGAGCTGGCCAAGGTCCATCCTTGGATcaagcagcacaccatcccacAGGAATTAGACACGCAG GGCTGTGTGAGCTGCAAGTCGGGGGTCGGCCTGGCCCGCTCCCCTCAGCCAGCGGTCTCAGAGAGTTTATTACCTGTGGAGAGCCTTCAGCAGGACTCTGTCAAACCTGTGGCTGACACCTTAAACGGGTAA